CGCGCAAAGGGATGAGGTTTACGCGCTTTTGGGCATGTCATATTTTTACAAGGGTTCTTATAAAAAAGCGCTTTATTTTTTTGAAGAAATTTTTAAAATTGACCAGTCGAATTTAAAGGATGCCGCGCTTTATTGGTGCGGAGAGTGTAACTTCAGTATGAATAATTTTGACACCGCCATATCGTATTATCAGAAGCTTGTTGAGGCTTATCCTTTATCATCGTATCTGGCTGACGCCTATTACTCAAGGGGCTGTTCGCATTATAATAAGCGTGAATACAAAGAGGCGCTTGAGGATTTCCAGAAGATAGCCTCGGCGTATCCGGATTCAAAGGTCTATCCTTCGGCGCTGTATAAAATCGCCGGCACTTATTATGAGCTTTCCCGCCTGGATGAAGCCCGGGCATCTATAGACACGTATATTGAAAAATTCCCGCTGGCGACAGAGGCAAAAGACGCGCTTTTTTTGAAAGGCGAGATAATGTACCAGCTTGGTAGATTTGAAGAAGCCGTATCGTCGTACAGATATTCATTAAAACTTACCGGTATCAGGCCCTGGCAGCCTTACGCGCATTTGGCCATAGCATGGTCAATGTTTAATATGGGTGATTATGTTTCTGCCGCGGATGCCTTTGAAGCGGTTTTGAAAGAAGATTATGCTCCTGACCATAAGGCGAACGCGATCTTTGGAACAGGACTTTGCTATGCGGCGCAGGGTAGATACGAAGAGGCCATTGACGCTTATGAGAAATTAATTAACGATACGAGGTTTTCGCGCTATCTTGAGGAGGCTTATTTCAGGAAGGCCGAGTCATTGTTTCATCTGTCCAGATTTCAGGAAGCCGCTCTGCAATACGAATATCTGCTGGATAGTTTTCCTGACGGCAGGTTTTCTGCCAAATCGTATTATAACCTGGCATTGTCACTGCTTAAGACCAAAGCTTATTCGCGCGCTATCGCCTGCTTTGAAAAAGCCGCTCTTATGAACACGGACCCGAATCTAAAGGCTGATATCGCCTGCCGGATAGCGGACGCTTATCTGGCAATAGGTGATTATAAGAATTCAAAGAAGTATTATGATGAAGTCTTGAGCCATTATTCTGACAGCACTTATGTTGATTACGCGCAGTACCATCTGGGGCTGATTTTTATCAACCTGAAAGAGTTTGACTCGGCTGTAATAACACTGAACAGCCTGATAAGCAATTTCCCGGAAAGCGAGCTTTTTGGCCAGGCGGTCCTTGAACTGGCTAACGCCTATTACGCGCAGCGTAACTATGAATTGGCGCTTGAGGGTTATTACAGAGTCCTTGACAGCACGAAAGACACGTCTCTGGCTGACAAAGCGAAGTATCAGATAGGAGTATACTATTATAATAAAGGCGATTATGCCGACGCGGTCAAGGTTTTTGAAGACTTGGTTGATGCGGTAACTGATGCCGAAATAGAGCGCCTATCCAGATATGAACTGGCATGGTGTTATTACCGCATGGATGAAGAGGCCAAGGCGCTTAAGGCCTTTGATGATTATATTACCCGCTATCCTGACAGTGATCTGACTGCCGACGTTATATATTGGTTTGCCCAATATTATTATAATAAAGGTTCTTACGGCAGGGTCAGGATAAGCTTAAACAGGATATCCCAGGGTTTTCCTGACAGCGGTTTCAACGATAAGGTTGACTATCTTATGGCCTGGACATTATACCGTGAAGGCAAACCAAGCCAGGCGCTGGCCCAGTTTGAGTCTATAATATCCAGATATCGCGATACCGATGTTGCCGATGATTCCATAATATCATTAGGCGATATATTCGTTGAACTCGGCAGATATAATGACGGGATCAGGGTCCTTAACGGATTTCTAAAACAGACGGATTCGCAAAGGCTGAAAAAGACTATTAATAAGAAAATAGGCCTCATGTATCAGGCCGAGGGTTTTTACAATCTGGCCATCAGTTATTACCAGGAGGCCATTACGAACGAGAACAATGATTTTAACGCTGAATTGCAATTCAAGATAGCCCAATGCCTGGAGGATGAGTCTAATTTTGATAACGCGATATCCGAATACCGTAAGGTGGAATACATATATCCTAACAGCAGGCCGTGGGTTGTTAAGTCCAGGCTGCGCGTGGCTCATATATTGGAATCCCAGGCCAGGTGGAATGAAGCTAAAAAGATTTACGAACAGATATCGCTGGAAAATATTGAAGAAGCGAAGTATGCCCAGGAACGTTTGTTATGGATGGAAAGACACAGATACGAATTGTAATAGCCTGTTTGCGGCTGGCGGGATCTTTTGTTTGTAAAATAAGAAACGGTATATAAAAACAAGGCAATAAGCCTGATGGTTAAGTAAAAAATAGGAGGCATTTATGTTGGATTTTGTCATAAAAGGCGGGCCGTTGATGTATCCGATAATATTATGTTCTATTATAGCCATGGCGATAATAATAGAAAGAGTTTATCACCTGTACAGGGCCCGGATAGATACGCGCAAGTTTATGGATGAGATTTCCAATGTCCTGCGCCGGAATAAAATAATTGAGGCTATTGAAATATGCGACAAGACCCCCGGACCGATAGCCCATATCTTAAAAGCGGGTATATTAAAACATGACAGGCCTAGGCAGGAGATAAGAGAGGCCATAGAAGAAGCTGCCTTGTATGAAGTCCCCAGAATGGAAAAGAACCTTACGGCCCTTTCCACCATAGCGCATATCTCACCGCTATTGGGGCTTTTAGGCACGGTAGTGGGTATGGTAAGCTGTTTCCAGGTTATACAGCAAAAATCCACCTCGCTGAATCCTGTTTCTCCCGGAGATTTGGCCGGCGGTATCTGGCAGGCCCTTATCACAACAGTGGCGGGCCTTACCGTGGCGATACCGGTTTATGTTGCTTGTAATTACTTAATCAGCAGGGTAAATTATTTTGTGATTGATATGGAGAGAAGCGCCACCGACCTTATAAATATACTCGCCCAGAGGGGCAAAGACCATGAAGTTTAAAAGGCATATCAAGCTGGAGAGGACACTAAAGACCATAGATATCGCCCCGTTAATAGATGTCGTGTTCTTGCTTTTGATATTTTTTATGCTGACGTCCAGTTTTATATTCCAGCCCGGTATAAAGGTTAACCTGCCGCGCGCGATAACATCGGAGATGTTAAGCGAAGACAATGCCGTTATTAATATTACATCCGAAAACCTTATTTATTACAATCAAAAGCTGGTTACATTAAGAGAGCTTAATTCGCTGCTAAAGGATGTGGCTTCTTCCAGGCTGTCTGTTCTCATAAGGTCAGACAGGAGGGCT
Above is a genomic segment from Candidatus Omnitrophota bacterium containing:
- a CDS encoding MotA/TolQ/ExbB proton channel family protein; amino-acid sequence: MLDFVIKGGPLMYPIILCSIIAMAIIIERVYHLYRARIDTRKFMDEISNVLRRNKIIEAIEICDKTPGPIAHILKAGILKHDRPRQEIREAIEEAALYEVPRMEKNLTALSTIAHISPLLGLLGTVVGMVSCFQVIQQKSTSLNPVSPGDLAGGIWQALITTVAGLTVAIPVYVACNYLISRVNYFVIDMERSATDLINILAQRGKDHEV
- a CDS encoding tetratricopeptide repeat protein, which codes for MKINNKFFLSLVMLFVLCLNGIARADTKAQASSVADLKELFAKSLYDTAIEESDRILEAQPEHAQRDEVYALLGMSYFYKGSYKKALYFFEEIFKIDQSNLKDAALYWCGECNFSMNNFDTAISYYQKLVEAYPLSSYLADAYYSRGCSHYNKREYKEALEDFQKIASAYPDSKVYPSALYKIAGTYYELSRLDEARASIDTYIEKFPLATEAKDALFLKGEIMYQLGRFEEAVSSYRYSLKLTGIRPWQPYAHLAIAWSMFNMGDYVSAADAFEAVLKEDYAPDHKANAIFGTGLCYAAQGRYEEAIDAYEKLINDTRFSRYLEEAYFRKAESLFHLSRFQEAALQYEYLLDSFPDGRFSAKSYYNLALSLLKTKAYSRAIACFEKAALMNTDPNLKADIACRIADAYLAIGDYKNSKKYYDEVLSHYSDSTYVDYAQYHLGLIFINLKEFDSAVITLNSLISNFPESELFGQAVLELANAYYAQRNYELALEGYYRVLDSTKDTSLADKAKYQIGVYYYNKGDYADAVKVFEDLVDAVTDAEIERLSRYELAWCYYRMDEEAKALKAFDDYITRYPDSDLTADVIYWFAQYYYNKGSYGRVRISLNRISQGFPDSGFNDKVDYLMAWTLYREGKPSQALAQFESIISRYRDTDVADDSIISLGDIFVELGRYNDGIRVLNGFLKQTDSQRLKKTINKKIGLMYQAEGFYNLAISYYQEAITNENNDFNAELQFKIAQCLEDESNFDNAISEYRKVEYIYPNSRPWVVKSRLRVAHILESQARWNEAKKIYEQISLENIEEAKYAQERLLWMERHRYEL
- a CDS encoding biopolymer transporter ExbD, producing MKFKRHIKLERTLKTIDIAPLIDVVFLLLIFFMLTSSFIFQPGIKVNLPRAITSEMLSEDNAVINITSENLIYYNQKLVTLRELNSLLKDVASSRLSVLIRSDRRASLGRIVEVWDMCRQEGIRQVNIATTQTAN